From a region of the Solanum stenotomum isolate F172 chromosome 2, ASM1918654v1, whole genome shotgun sequence genome:
- the LOC125855227 gene encoding putative ETHYLENE INSENSITIVE 3-like 4 protein, whose protein sequence is MVAFEEIMEPINSEENEEIEDEEINYDDLKRRMWKDRMRMQILKRDMIKEEESEAKQEQSRRKKMSRAQDSVLKYMVKIIEICKGQGFVYGIVPEKGKPVTGSSDSLREWWKEKVRFEKNAPNAIATFLPKLVQENHVLLDPNSCMNLLNDLQDTTLGSLLSSLMQHCIPPQRSFPLDKGLPPPWWPTGKELWWGDQGFSQEQGPPPYKKPHDLKKAWKVSVLAGIIKHMSVNFDKMRRLVKQSKSLQNKMTAKETATWSKVVNQEQVLVEMTEKSLRISISKDDQYLASRRNEKRKGTVFESDIDIEDMLHQNLNCVQSELGVGFPYKNSRMDNETSCFYRTMNEQQSVRGEDESLNMFMNNFTSLLGVPHEEIMVDDDHHDWMNMEIKRNFNNYHIAQKANGGSIEENFQGFWGDNNNVLHYGNMNSNDTPKENEHHQSPLSVWDLAYEDTLE, encoded by the coding sequence ATGGTGGCATTTGAAGAAATTATGGAGCCGATAAACAGcgaagaaaatgaagagattGAGGATGAAGAAATCAACTACGATGATCTGAAACGTCGTATGTGGAAGGATCGCATGCGAATGCAAATACTCAAGAGGGACATGATCAAGGAGGAGGAGTCAGAGGCTAAGCAAGAACAATCTCGCCGTAAGAAGATGTCTAGAGCTCAAGACTCCGTCCTCAAGTACATGGTCAAAATTATAGAGATTTGTAAAGGTCAAGGCTTCGTCTATGGGATAGTACCCGAAAAGGGGAAGCCCGTGACGGGGTCATCGGATAGTTTAAGAGAGTGGTGGAAGGAGAAAGTCAGGTTTGAGAAGAATGCCCCAAATGCTATTGCTACATTCTTGCCTAAACTAGTTCAAGAAAATCATGTCTTGTTGGATCCTAATTCATGCATGAATCTTCTAAATGACTTGCAAGATACTACTTTGGGTTCACTCCTTTCATCTCTTATGCAACATTGTATTCCTCCACAAAGGAGCTTCCCTTTGGATAAAGGGTTACCTCCACCATGGTGGCCTACAGGGAAGGAACTATGGTGGGGTGATCAAGGGTTTTCACAAGAACAAGGACCACCACCATATAAGAAGCCACATGACTTGAAAAAAGCATGGAAGGTTAGTGTTTTGGCTGGAATTATCAAACATATGTCCGTTAATTTCGACAAAATGAGGAGGTTGGTGAAGCAATCAAAGAGCTTGCAAAACAAGATGACGGCTAAAGAAACAGCTACTTGGTCTAAAGTGGTTAATCAAGAACAAGTCCTTGTCGAGATGACAGAAAAATCTCTCAGGATTTCGATATCAAAAGATGATCAATATCTTGCTTCGAGGAGAAACGAGAAAAGGAAGGGTACTGTGTTTGAGAGCGACATAGACATTGAGGATAtgttacatcaaaacttaaattGCGTGCAAAGTGAGTTAGGAGTTGGATTTCCCTACAAGAATTCTAGAATGGACAATGAGACAAGTTGTTTTTATCGCACTATGAATGAACAACAAAGTGTCAGGGGAGAGGACGAGTCACTTAATATGTTCATGAACAATTTTACTAGCTTGCTTGGAGTACCACACGAAGAAATAATGGTTGATGATGATCATCATGATTGGATGAACATGGAGATAAAAAGGAACTTCAACAACTACCATATTGCACAAAAGGCTAATGGAGGATCAATTGAGGAGAATTTCCAAGGATTTTGGGGAGACAATAATAATGTCCTTCATTATGGAAACATGAACTCGAATGATACAccaaaagaaaatgaacatCATCAATCTCCCCTCTCTGTTTGGGATTTGGCATATGAGGATACATTGGAATAA